The Lujinxingia vulgaris DNA window CGCGCGGGGGATTCGCGCGGGAGTGCGGGTGACGCGCGGGCAGCTCGTGGCGAAGAGTGGCAACACGGGGCGCTCGACCGGGCCGCACCTGCACTACGAGATGCTGCAGAACGGTCGCCACATCGATCCCCTGAGTGTGGACACCGCGCGGGGGGAGCCGTTGAAGGGCGAGTCGCTGGCGTCGTTTAAGAGCGAGATCGTGGTGCCCTGGCGAGCGAAGCTCACCGAGGCGTTGCGGGAGGCGGCGCCGCGGGCGTTGGCCCAGCGCGAGGCGGCGTCTGGCCCCGACGAGCAGCTTGATACGATCCAGAGCGAGCCCTGAGCGGGCGGTTTTATCTAACAACCATCTGACCTGACCGACCGACGAGAGCCCCATGGCCGCAAGTGCCCCCCGAGAAGAGCGACCCAACCTGGTTGTGCGCGTGCTCGAGAAGATCGCCGCCGCCGGCAACCGCCTGCCCGATCCGCTGACGTTGTTTGTGATTATGGCGGCGATGGTGGTGGTGGCCTCGGCGCTCTTTGCCGGTGCCAGCGCCGAGGTGCGTCAGCCCTCCGGGGAGCTGAGCACGCAGACGGTGCAGAGCCTGCTGAGCTGGGAGGGCATCCGGTGGATGTTCTTGAGCGCGATCGACAACTTCATGGGCTTTGCGCCTCTGGGTCCGGTGCTCACGGTGATGATCGGGATTGGCGTCGCTGAGCGCACGGGCTTTATCACGATGGGGCTGCGGGTGCTGGTGGCCTCGGTGCCCAGGAGCATGATCACGGCGACGCTGGTGTTTGCGTGCGTGATGAGCTCAATGGTGGCCGATGCCGGGTATGTGGTGCTTACGCCACTGGGGGCGTTGCTCTTTGCGGGGCTGGGGCGCCACCCGATCGCGGGGCTTGCGGCGGCGTACGCCGGGGTTTCTGGCGGGTTTAGCGCCAACCTGCTCATTACCGGGCTCGACCCGATGCTCGCCAGGCTGACGGGTCAGGCGGCTGAGACGCTGGACCCGACGTATGCGGTCAACGCCACGGCGAACTACTACTTTCTGGTGGTGTCGACGTTGCTGGTGACCGTGGTGTGCACGTGGGTGACGACGAAGATCGTCGAGCCGATGCTCGGGGAGTGGAACCCCTCGCAGGCCAGTGATGAATACAGCGGGGATGAGCAGGCCGAGGAGCCGGGAGCGGAGGAGCGTCGCGCGTTCTTTATCGCGCTGGGAGTGGGCGCGGTGGTGGCTGCCGGCATCGCGTTTCTGGGGATCTGGTCGGGGTCTCCGCTGCGCGATCCGGTGGAGCCCGGGGGGCTTCCTGTCGACGCGCTGCACTCGTACTTTGAGGCGGTGGAGGTGCTCATCGCGCTGCTCTTCATCTTCCCGGGGATTGTCTACGGGGTGGTGATGAAGTCGATCAAGAGCGACAAAGATGTTGCGAAGATGGCCAGCGACACCATGGGCACGATGGGGGCGTACGTGGTGCTGGCCTTTGTGGCCGGGCAGTTCGTGGCGTACTTCAACTGGACGAGCCTGGGGGCGATCACGGCGGTGCGGGGTGCCGAGGGGTTGGAGGCGATCGGGCTGACGGGGATGCCGCTCTTGCTGGCGTTCCTGGGGGTTTCGGCGGCGATGAACCTCTTTGTGGGGAGCGCGAGCGCGAAGTGGGCGTTTATGGCGCCGATCTTTGTGCCGATGATGATGATGATGGGTTTTAGCCCCGAGGTGGTGCAGGCGGCGTATCGGGTGGGGGACTCCATTACCAACATCATCACGCCGCTGATGCCCTATCTGCCGATCATCATCGTGTTTGCGCAGCGTTATGTGAAAGACATCAAGATCGGGACGATTCTCACGACGATGTTGCCGTACTCGGTGGCGCTGGGGATCACGTGGACGATTCTGTTGATCGTGTGGGTGCAGTTCGGGCTGCCGCTGGGGCCGGGGGTCTCGGCGACCTATGCGATGCCGGGGGGCTGAGGGTTCTCAGTCCGGGCTGAGGAGTCCGACGATGGAAGAAAAAAAGCGCGCCGGCAGGCGCGCTTTTTTCGTTTCAGGTCGCCCCGGTTCCGGGGCTTTTGTCGCTAGAATGGATCAGCGGACCTGCTGGGTGAGGAGCTCGCGGGCGGCGTCGCGGGTGGTGGTGGTGACGCGGGCGCCGCCGAGCATGCGGGCGATCTCTTCGATGCGTTCGTCGTCGCTTAAGGGGCGGATGATGGATTGAGTGCGGTCGTCGACGAGCATCTTTTCGACGAGGTAGTGGTGGTCGCTGCGCGAGGCGATGGAGGCCAGGTGGGTGATGCAGAGGACCTGGTGGTCGCGGGAGGCGTTTTGAATCTTCTGGCCGACGACATCGGCGGTGGCGCCGCCGATGCCGGTGTCGACCTCATCGAAGACGTAGGTGTCGATGGCGTCGCGTTCAGCGAGTACGGTCTTGATGGCGAGCATGATGCGTGAGAGTTCGCCGCCGCTGGCGATCTTGGCCATGGGGCGAGGCTCTTCGCCGACGTTGGGAGCGAGCAGGAATTCGAGGCGGTCGAAGCCGCGGGCGTCGAGGGTGATGCTCTCGTCGGCCTCGGAGGCCTGGGCCGGGGGGAGGTCGGCGGGGGTGAAGTGGGCCACGAACTGGGTGCGGGCCATGTTGAGATCGCCGAGCTCGGCCTCGACGCGGCGGCGAAGCTCGACGGCGGCTTCGCGGCGGGCTTTGCTGAGTTTGCGGGCGATGACCCAGGCCTTCTGGCGGGTTTTTTCCAGACGGGCTTCGAGCTCCTGGCCGTGCTCCTCGGCGTTGTCGAGGCGGTGGAGCTCCTCGCGCATCTGGGCGGCGTTCTCCAGGATGGCGGGGATGTCGTGGCCGTATTTGCGGCGAAGTTTTTTGATGACTTCCAGGCGTTCGATGACGCTGTCGAGGCGGTTGGGGTCGTTGTCGACGTCGAGGTCGTGATCCTGGAGGTCGCGGGCGGCCTCTTCGGCGGCGATGCGGGCCTCTTCGAGGCGCTGGGCCAGGGATTCGAGGCGGGGATCGTACTGGGAGGCGCGCTTGAGCGCGTCGACGGCCTCACCGAGGCGCTCTACGGCGGAGTCGTTGTCGGCGTAGGTGTGGCGGACGGCGCTGCGCACCGCGTCGTTGATCTTCTCGGCGTAGCGCAGCCGGTCGACTTCACCTTCGAGCTCTTCTTCTTCGCCGGTCTCGAGCTCGGCGGCGTCGATCTCGACGAGCTGAAAGCGCAAAAAGTCGGCGCGGTGGAGGCGGTCGCGCACGTTTTCGCGCATTGCCTTAAGCTCGCGGCGGATGGCGTTGACCTCGCGGTAAGCCTCGGTCATCTCTTCGACGTCGCCGCTCAGGTTGGCGAAGGCGTCGAGCAGGCCGATATGCTCTTCGGGGCGGAGCAGGCTGTAATGCTCGTGTTGGCCGCTGATGTCGACCAGCCCGCGGGCGATGGTGGCGAGGTTTGTGACGGTGGTGAGACTTCCGTTGATGAAGACTTTGTTGCGTCCGGAACGGCTGACGATGCGGCGCACAATCAGCTGGCCTTCAAACTCAATGCCCTGTTCGCCGAGGATTTCGCGCAGGCGCTCGGCGGTGGCTTCGCCGGGCTCGAAGACGCCCTGAACGACGGCTTCATCTTCGTCGGTGCGGATCACCTCGGTGGTGGCGCGACCGCCCAGGAGCAGGTTCAGCGCATCAATGATGATCGACTTACCCGCGCCGGTCTCGCCGGTGAGCACGGTGAAGCCTGAGCGCACCGGGATTTCCAGGTGTTCGATGATGGCGAAGTTGCGGATGACGAGGTGGGTGAGCATGGTCGAGCCCCCGAGATTATTGAGAGAGCGCCCGAAACTGGGCACACATATCATGGAGTCAATGGAAACAACCCTGAAGCGCTCTTCCTGCGCATAAGTTCAGGAAATAAACCTTCCGGGTTCAGGTTTCAACCCGAGTGAATGCAATTTTGCTGTGCTCTTAGACTGAGATGAGGATGAGGCGCGCTAAAACGATCGAAAGGACCGGGCCATGAAAGATCACGAGGGCGTTGAGGGCGGGGAGGTGATCGACCCGCGGCAGTGGCTGGAGGTGCGGGTTGAGTCGTTGATTGAGCGGGAGCGGCATGAGGAGGCCGTCAGCTATTTGCTGCGGCTTTTTGAGGGGCTGGAGGAGGCTGAGGCGCGCAGCCGCTGTGCGACCTTTTTAGGCTACCTTTATCTGGTCGAAGAAGATGTGGAGCGTTCGGAGGGGTGGTTGGAGCGCGCGCGGGAGTTTGAGCCCGACGATCCGCATTTAAGTTACGCGCTGGGGCATGTGGCCATGGAGCGGGGAGCGCCCTGGCGAGCGGCGCTGCGCTTTCTGGAGGCCTTCGTGGAGGCGGAGGAGGCGCATGATGCCGCGGAGTTTTTGCGAAGCGCGGCGCTGGCAGTGCGCGCCGGCGGGCAGAGCGCGCCGGCGGTGAGCATGCTGCTCGGGGCGCTGGACCGGGACCTGGGAAACCCCTGGATCCTCGATGGGCTGGCGCGCGTTTATCAGGATGATGAGCGCTGGCTGGAGAGCCTGGAGGTGCTCAAACGCCTGGGGGAAGTGGTGCGTGCGGCGACGAGCTCGCTGACGGTGCGGCGCTCGCCATCGGCACGCTATCTTTTGCGTGAGCGGCTGATCCGTCGCTCGGTGGAGGTGGGCGATGTGGTGGAGCGGGCCCGTGAGGTCAACCAGAAGCTGCGGCGGCAGTTTGAGGTGGTGCTCGACGGAAGTCAGCGCCGGGGGCGGACGGGGCTTGCGCCCCTGCGTTTTCCGCAGGCGCTGGCGCACCTGCTCGATGTGCTTGGCGAGGAGGAGCGGGGGCTGGAGCTCACAGAGACGGCGCTGAGGTTGTGGGCGCAGGCATGCCACGAGCGATTTGGAGATTATCTGGGTGCGGAGAGCCTGGCGGCGGCGGTGCACGTGCTGGTGGAGCGCTTGCACTGGCGCAAAGGGTCAACGCCCTTGGCGATCGCGCGGGCGCATGGTTGCGATGAAGATCGGGTGGGGCCGGCCGCGCGGGTGGTCGCCGGCAAGCTGGAGCTTCAACTTTTTGATACGCGCCAGCTTTACGGTGAGCTTTCGCGCGAGGAGCGCGCGCGTTTTGAGGCGTTGAGTCGTGCGCTGCTCTTTGGGGAGGGGCTGAGCCAGGCGCGCTCGACAGGACAAAGTCTGGGAGGTGGGTGATGCGCAGGGCTGATCTGGTGCTGCTCGATCTGGATGGGACGGTGATCGGCCCCGACGGGCAGGTGGCTGTGGAGGTCTGGGAGGCGGCTGTCCGCGCGCGCGAGGCGGGCGTTCGCATCGCGGTGTGTACCGGGCGCGCGGCCTGTGGGGTGGCGCTCGACGTTGCAAAACGCCTCGACCCGGATGCCCCGCATATCTTTCATAACGGCGCGTTGATGCTGGCCGGCGAGGAGGTGCTGATCTGCGAGGCGTTGCCCGCCGAGCCGCTGCGGGAGGTGGTGGCGCACGCCCGCCACCACACGCTGACTGTGGAGCTCTACACCACGCACGACATTTTTGTGGATCGCATCTGCGAGCGCTGCGCCCACCACGCCGAGGTGCTGGGGTTGGAGGTTGCCGAGCGCGATCTTCTGGAGGTGTTGCAGTCGGAGCGTGTGGTGCGCGCGCACTGGATTGTGGCGCCGGAGCACATCGATCGCGCCACCGCCCTGGCGCTTGCCGGCTGTGAGGTGGGGCGGGCGTCGTCGCCGGCGTTGCCGGAGAGTCTCTTTGCCAGCGTGACGCGCCAGGGCGTCTCAAAAGGGAGCGCCGCCCGGAGGGCGGCGCAGCTCCTCGGCGTCGATCTTCAGCGCACGATGGCCGTGGGCGATAGCCCGGGCGATCTTCCGATGCTGGAGGTTGTGGGCCTGCCGCGGGTGATGGCCGACGGCCACCCGGAGCTTGTGGCGCGCTATGTGAGCGTGCCTGGCGTCGACGCCCACGGCGCGGTGCGCGCGCTGGAAGAGGCCGCCGGGCTGTTGCGCTGAGCCTTTTTTCGTCGCGGTTTAGAAACGCAGTCCCAGCCCGCCCACCCAGTCCATACCGCCGCGGGAGACGCCGTCATCCTGGGTGTAAACCGTGCCGTTGCTGTCGCGGAAGGTGATGGTGTTGTAGCCAAACTCCATCAGCAGGCGCGCCTCGGCAAAGAGGAAGAAGCCGTTATCTTCGTTGACGGTAAAACGCGCGCCGAAGAGCGGGCCGAGCAAAAACGTCGTCTCGCTGAAGTCGCCCTGGGCCGGATCGTTATCGACCGAGAGGGTGAAGCTGTAGAAGGAGGGGCCAGCGGTGAGGCCGGCGTAGGTGTCGAGCTGGGGAAGATCCACGGCTTTGGCGATGGCGTCGAAGTGCAGCGTGGCGCGCGCCAGGGGGTTGACGTACCAGGCGCTCACGTTGAGGGGAGTCAGGGCGGTGACGCCGGCGCAGAGCAGGCACCAGCCCAGGTTGACGGTGCCGCCCAGGCCAAGCGTCAGGCCATCGCCCAGGGGAATCAGCCCGAGGTCGACGCCGGGCTCGGCGAAGAGGTAGAGCCCGCCGCTTAAGCCGCCGGAGAGGGTCAGGTCGAGGGTGCCCAGGCCAAAACTCAAGTCGGGGGTGTCGGTGATGGTGACGTCGCCCTCTGGCGAGAGCTCCGATTCGGCAGGAGCCGCCGGCGCTGAGGTGGGCTCCTGGGCGCTGGCAGAGCCGGCAAAGAGGAGCATCATTGTGGCGAAGGCGGTGATCATGAGGGTGATATGGCGCATCGAGGTTACCCCTTAGAAGTGTGTATCCATCAAGCGTAGGAGCCCGGTGAGGCTCGTCATCGGACGACAAGGTTGAAGTAGAAAAAAATTATCCGGACGCGGGGGCAAGTCAATGGTCGAGCGAAGATGAACATTGGGAGGGAAGTGGGGCGAGGGGAGCTGTGAGACTCTGGCGCAGCGGTCGCATGAGACTCTGGCGCAGCGGTCGCATGAGACTCTGGCGCAGAGGTCGTGCGTGAATCAAAAAGCCCGCCCCACCATAGGAGGTGGGGCGGGCTCTTGTGTTCACGCCTGAAGTTTGCGTTCACGCCAGACGTCGACGTACTCGCCGAAAATGAGAACGCGGAGAAGATGCCTCAGTCTCTCACCCGGCGGCGGACGGATTGGCGCGTTAGTTCTTGCGCGGACCGATATCTTCCATGACGTCGCCGGGGACATCATCATTGTTGTTGGCGCTCGGGCTGACGCTCGGGGGATCGGGCTGATCGCGGGCCTCACGCGCCGGATCGTCCGAGGCATCGGAGGCGTTGGCCTCTTCGGGCGGCAGCGTCTCGCCAACCACCTGACGGTAGAGGTAGCGCGCGCCCAGTGAGGCGCCCATGCCGGCGACCAACGCGGCCGGTCCCATGGTGCCGGTGATCATGTAGGCGGCCAGGGTGCCGGCGGTGCCCGAGGAACTGGTCAGGAATCCGCAGCCGGCCTCGGAGCCGGCGTGAATCACGGCCTGTTTGCCGTCGATGCGTCCCTGGTTCATCGCGCGAAGTGCGTTCATGCCGCCGAGCGCGCCGTCGACCACCGCGCCGGCCACGCCGGCACGTCCGCAGATCAGCGCCAGATCTTTGATAGGTCCGGAGGTGATCACAAAACGCGCGCTCTGAACCATCGGGGCATGCGCCACCAGCGATGCGGTGTGCGCGGCGCCCTGACGCGTGCTCACCACCGAGGTGCGCAGCGCTCGCAGCGACGCCTCACCGGTAGCTCGACGCGCCGCCCGGCGCGCTCTACGTCCCAGCAACTTCAGGCCCTTCTCGAAGCGATCAGCCATTCCTTCCTCGTGGCAACATGGTGGGGTCGAAGTGCGCCTGCGTGCTTGCATGCGCCCGGGCAAAGGTTATGCTCCACCCATCAATGTAAGCAACGCCTGTGGCGCTGACAAATTCCCTCCCTTCCTGTGGCGAGCCGCCCTGCGGACGCTTTATCTCTACGTGCTGGAGCGATGCGATGATCGTATTGCGCGATGTGCACACCGACGACCTCGACCAACTCGAGCGTCTGGCCCACCACCTCAACACCCTCAACCTCCCGGCCTCCCGCGACAAACTCGCTGCGATCATTGAGGAGAGCCGGCTGAGCTTTGCCGGGGCGCTGCCTCATCATGAGCGTCAGTACGTCTTTGTGATGGAGGATGTGGAGGCGGATCGTCTGATCGGCACCTCCATGATCATCGCTCAGCACGGCAGTTTTGAGCGTCCCACGGTCTATTTTGAGGTGCGTCAGGAGCAGAAATACTCGCAGACGCTGGCCAAATACTTCGTGCATCAGGTCTTGCAGCTGACCTTTAACTACGATGGCCCCACCGAGATCGGCGGGCTGATCCTCGATCCGGCCTACCAGGGGCACCCGATGAAGCTGGGTAAGTTGCTCAGTTTTATGAGGTTTCTGTTTATCGGGGCGCATCGGGACTGGTTTCGCGAGGCGATCATCGCCGAGCTCTTGCCGGAGCTGAACCCCGATGGCACCAGCGACCTCTGGGAGTGCCTGGGGGCGAACTTCACGGGGCTGGAGTACCGGGAGGCCGATCAGCTCAGCCGCCAGAATGTGGAGTTTATTCGCAGCCTCTTTCCGCAGACGCCGATCTACACCGCGCTTTTGCCCGAACACGTGCGCGAGAAGATCGGGGTGGTCGGCGGGCCGACGCGCCCGGTGGAGAAGATGCTGCGCGCGATCGGATTTGAGTGGGATCGCAGCATTGACCCCTTTGATGGGGGACCCACCTTTGTGTGCCCTACCGAGAGTTGTCGGCTGATTCAGCGCACGCATCCGGCGATCTATGCCGGCAGCTTCGCCTCGCGCGAGCAGGCCGAGGGCGAGCTGTTGGTGAGTGTGGAGCGCCCCGGAGATCGGGCGTTTGCGGCGACGCTCGCCAGCTACCGCCGCGTGCCGCGGGGCTACGAGCTTTGCCTGCCTGACGCGCGGGCGTTAGGGTTGAAGCCTGATGAAGCCATCGGTGTGATGATTTTGAGCGGCCATGAGATCGAAGATCTCTGGCGAGGTCAGCGCGTGCAGCCTGCTGAAGCCAGGTGAAGGCCGGGTCGCAATGCCAGTCGGGGGGAAACAATGGTTGTTGGGAGTACCATGAGTGAGACCATCGCGGAGGCCACCGCTTCCGCCATAAGCCCGGGCGAAGAGCTCGCCGGGCGCTACGTGCTGGGGCATCGGCTGGGGACCGGTGGGTTTGGGGCGGTCTATGCTGCGCGTGATC harbors:
- a CDS encoding AbgT family transporter, which encodes MAASAPREERPNLVVRVLEKIAAAGNRLPDPLTLFVIMAAMVVVASALFAGASAEVRQPSGELSTQTVQSLLSWEGIRWMFLSAIDNFMGFAPLGPVLTVMIGIGVAERTGFITMGLRVLVASVPRSMITATLVFACVMSSMVADAGYVVLTPLGALLFAGLGRHPIAGLAAAYAGVSGGFSANLLITGLDPMLARLTGQAAETLDPTYAVNATANYYFLVVSTLLVTVVCTWVTTKIVEPMLGEWNPSQASDEYSGDEQAEEPGAEERRAFFIALGVGAVVAAGIAFLGIWSGSPLRDPVEPGGLPVDALHSYFEAVEVLIALLFIFPGIVYGVVMKSIKSDKDVAKMASDTMGTMGAYVVLAFVAGQFVAYFNWTSLGAITAVRGAEGLEAIGLTGMPLLLAFLGVSAAMNLFVGSASAKWAFMAPIFVPMMMMMGFSPEVVQAAYRVGDSITNIITPLMPYLPIIIVFAQRYVKDIKIGTILTTMLPYSVALGITWTILLIVWVQFGLPLGPGVSATYAMPGG
- the recN gene encoding DNA repair protein RecN, which gives rise to MLTHLVIRNFAIIEHLEIPVRSGFTVLTGETGAGKSIIIDALNLLLGGRATTEVIRTDEDEAVVQGVFEPGEATAERLREILGEQGIEFEGQLIVRRIVSRSGRNKVFINGSLTTVTNLATIARGLVDISGQHEHYSLLRPEEHIGLLDAFANLSGDVEEMTEAYREVNAIRRELKAMRENVRDRLHRADFLRFQLVEIDAAELETGEEEELEGEVDRLRYAEKINDAVRSAVRHTYADNDSAVERLGEAVDALKRASQYDPRLESLAQRLEEARIAAEEAARDLQDHDLDVDNDPNRLDSVIERLEVIKKLRRKYGHDIPAILENAAQMREELHRLDNAEEHGQELEARLEKTRQKAWVIARKLSKARREAAVELRRRVEAELGDLNMARTQFVAHFTPADLPPAQASEADESITLDARGFDRLEFLLAPNVGEEPRPMAKIASGGELSRIMLAIKTVLAERDAIDTYVFDEVDTGIGGATADVVGQKIQNASRDHQVLCITHLASIASRSDHHYLVEKMLVDDRTQSIIRPLSDDERIEEIARMLGGARVTTTTRDAARELLTQQVR
- a CDS encoding tetratricopeptide repeat protein produces the protein MKDHEGVEGGEVIDPRQWLEVRVESLIERERHEEAVSYLLRLFEGLEEAEARSRCATFLGYLYLVEEDVERSEGWLERAREFEPDDPHLSYALGHVAMERGAPWRAALRFLEAFVEAEEAHDAAEFLRSAALAVRAGGQSAPAVSMLLGALDRDLGNPWILDGLARVYQDDERWLESLEVLKRLGEVVRAATSSLTVRRSPSARYLLRERLIRRSVEVGDVVERAREVNQKLRRQFEVVLDGSQRRGRTGLAPLRFPQALAHLLDVLGEEERGLELTETALRLWAQACHERFGDYLGAESLAAAVHVLVERLHWRKGSTPLAIARAHGCDEDRVGPAARVVAGKLELQLFDTRQLYGELSREERARFEALSRALLFGEGLSQARSTGQSLGGG
- a CDS encoding HAD family hydrolase — protein: MRRADLVLLDLDGTVIGPDGQVAVEVWEAAVRAREAGVRIAVCTGRAACGVALDVAKRLDPDAPHIFHNGALMLAGEEVLICEALPAEPLREVVAHARHHTLTVELYTTHDIFVDRICERCAHHAEVLGLEVAERDLLEVLQSERVVRAHWIVAPEHIDRATALALAGCEVGRASSPALPESLFASVTRQGVSKGSAARRAAQLLGVDLQRTMAVGDSPGDLPMLEVVGLPRVMADGHPELVARYVSVPGVDAHGAVRALEEAAGLLR
- a CDS encoding arginine N-succinyltransferase gives rise to the protein MIVLRDVHTDDLDQLERLAHHLNTLNLPASRDKLAAIIEESRLSFAGALPHHERQYVFVMEDVEADRLIGTSMIIAQHGSFERPTVYFEVRQEQKYSQTLAKYFVHQVLQLTFNYDGPTEIGGLILDPAYQGHPMKLGKLLSFMRFLFIGAHRDWFREAIIAELLPELNPDGTSDLWECLGANFTGLEYREADQLSRQNVEFIRSLFPQTPIYTALLPEHVREKIGVVGGPTRPVEKMLRAIGFEWDRSIDPFDGGPTFVCPTESCRLIQRTHPAIYAGSFASREQAEGELLVSVERPGDRAFAATLASYRRVPRGYELCLPDARALGLKPDEAIGVMILSGHEIEDLWRGQRVQPAEAR